The following DNA comes from Thermodesulfobacteriota bacterium.
CCACCATCGACGGAGACACCTCACCCGTGTAAGCGCCTTCGGCTTCCCAGAAAAGGTCCTGAGCGCCGACACCGATGTTGCTGCCGGCCAGGGCCTGGCAGACCGGTACCAGGGCCGTGAACTGCGGGGCCACCATGATGTCCCGGCCGGCGGCGGCGGCCACCAGCCCGGCCAGGCGCACGGCCGTGTCTCTGGCTTCCTGCCAGGTCTTGAACATTTTCCAGTTTCCGGCGATGAGCGGGCGACGTTGGTCCATGATTTTTTCTCCTTTCATTGCGGTCGCGGACGAACCGGCCGTTTCCCGTCAAGTTTTCTGACCATTAAAATCGCGTCTTCCCGGTTGTCATAATAACCGGGTCTTCGTCCCGATTGGATAAAACCGTGCTTGACATACAGGTTGACGGCGGCCAGGTTCGATGCCCGCACTTCCAGGCACACCTGCCGCAGGCCTTTTTCTCCGGCCAGGGCCACCGTTTTTTCAAGAAGGCGGGAGGCGATGCGCCGGTTGCGCCAGGGATGGTCCGTGGCCACTTTCATGATGTGCATTTCATCCAGAACAATCCGGTAAAACAGATAACCGGCGATGGTCTCCGGCGGCCCCCCGATAGTGACGTAACCGCCTCCCGCGGAAAGTTCGGCCGCGCAGGCGGTCGGACTCCAGGGCGCCTGGAAGCAC
Coding sequences within:
- the rimI gene encoding ribosomal protein S18-alanine N-acetyltransferase; translated protein: MNDPRILHTVPISATDISKIAAVEQRCFQAPWSPTACAAELSAGGGYVTIGGPPETIAGYLFYRIVLDEMHIMKVATDHPWRNRRIASRLLEKTVALAGEKGLRQVCLEVRASNLAAVNLYVKHGFIQSGRRPGYYDNREDAILMVRKLDGKRPVRPRPQ